In one window of Vibrio sp. JC009 DNA:
- the glnK gene encoding P-II family nitrogen regulator: MKLINAIIKPFKLDDVREALSDAGIEGMTVSEVKGFGRQKGHTELYRGAEYQVDFLPKVKLEIATQAENVDRVIEAISKAAHTGKIGDGKVFVYDLSQVVRIRTGEMDTEAL, translated from the coding sequence ATGAAACTTATCAACGCAATTATCAAACCATTCAAATTGGATGATGTACGTGAAGCATTATCTGATGCTGGTATCGAAGGGATGACGGTATCAGAGGTAAAAGGCTTTGGTCGTCAAAAGGGTCATACTGAGCTATATCGTGGTGCAGAGTATCAGGTTGATTTCCTGCCGAAGGTAAAGCTGGAAATTGCAACGCAGGCTGAAAATGTCGATCGCGTTATCGAAGCAATTTCAAAGGCGGCACACACAGGAAAAATTGGTGACGGTAAAGTATTTGTTTACGACCTGAGCCAGGTAGTGCGTATTCGTACTGGTGAAATGGATACAGAAGCACTTTAA